A single Watersipora subatra chromosome 7, tzWatSuba1.1, whole genome shotgun sequence DNA region contains:
- the LOC137400160 gene encoding uncharacterized protein — MKRHKLSIRTPEATSLARQSAFNRPAVNLFFDKLKEVTARFQILPQNIYNLDETGVTTVQNPGKVISVMGKKQVGATASQERGELVTMCCAVNAIGNSLPPFYIFPRVNMKQHFLNGAPASAKGVACKTGYMNSDIFTNEYLPFFISHAKPCSSEPTLLILDNHSSHISLQSIELCKEKHIILLTLPPHTSHRLQPLDRSVYGPLKRYLNSTMDEWQRSNPGRAITIYEMAQLSGVAFTKSVTNANIIAGFRATGIYPYNADIFDDSEFLPADVTDQPDPERHQPQPDAEPQPDARHQPDNEPQSDPEPHVEPQASTSTHPSPSSSNIHVGEPIPSTSAQTPIEQRRVSTSHITPEQLMPLPKAGIRQKKNTKRRKVASAILTDTPEKNRIAEHAAAKVSKQPAKRRKTAPIPESSDDDDILPIALTDSESGEDPFDPEQQQEDLGEITKGCYVLVKYPAGRKTIFYAGSVLDVKEDDRFEVNFLHKVSSSRQCAFQYPDKEDRDCIPKDDIVLNLGDPVSTGGTLRAIRRIMFNVDLSKFYDDLR, encoded by the exons ATGAAGAGACACAAGTTATCAATAAGAACACCAGAGGCCACTTCGTTAGCCAGACAGTCAGCATTTAATAGGCCAGCAGTTAACCTGTTCTTCGACAAGCTCAAAGAAGTAACTGCTAG ATTCCAAATATTACCACAGAATATCTACAACCTAGACGAGACTGGTGTGACCACGGTTCAGAACCCTGGAAAAGTGATAAGTGTGATGGGAAAAAAGCAAGTAGGAGCTACTGCATCTCAGGAGCGTGGTGAACTGGTTACAATGTGTTGTGCTGTAAACGCTATCGGTAATTCTCTACCACCGTTCTACATTTTCCCAAGGGTGAATATGAAACAACACTTTCTAAATGGGGCTCCTGCAAGTGCAAAGGGAGTGGCTTGTAAAACTGGGTATATGAACAGCGATATATTTACAAATGAATACTTACCATTCTTCATTAGTCATGCAAAGCCATGCAGCAGCGAACCAACTCTGCTAATTCTTGACAATCACAGTTCACACATATCTCTTCAGTCAATCGAATTATGCAAAGAGAAGCATATCATCTTATTAACTCTCCCTCCTCACACTTCCCACAGACTTCAGCCCCTAGATCGTAGTGTATATGGTCCTCTGAAGCGTTACCTTAACTCAACTATGGATGAATGGCAGCGAAGTAATCCTGGGCGTGCTATAACCATATATGAAATGGCACAGCTATCAGGTGTAGCTTTTACAAAGAGTGTCACAAATGCTAACATTATAGCTGGGTTTCGCGCAACAGGCATATATCCCTACAATGCAGACATATTCGATGACAGTGAGTTTCTCCCTGCTGATGTGACCGACCAACCAGATCCTGAAAGACATCAACCACAACCGGATGCAGAGCCACAACCGGATGCTAGACATCAACCAGATAATGAGCCACAGTCTGATCCAGAGCCACATGTAGAGCCACAGGCTTCTACATCTACTCATCCCTCACCTTCTTccagtaatatacatgtaggtgaacCAATACCATCAACATCTGCACAAACACCAATAGAGCAGAGGCGAGTATCAACCTCGCATATAACTCCAGAGCAGCTTATGCCATTGCCTAAAGCTGGCATTCGCCAAAAAAAGAACACCAAAAGAAGGAAAGTAGCATCTGCTATTCTAACTGATACACCGGAAAAAAACAGAATTGCAGAGCATGCTGCAGCAAAAGTATCCAAACAACCTGCAAAGAGGAGAAAAACGGCACCCATTCCTGAATCCTCAGATGACGATGATATCTTGCCAATAGCATTAACGGACTCGGAGTCTGGAGAAGATCCGTTCGATCCTGAACAGCAACAGGAAGATCTGGGGGAAATTACCAAAGGCTGCTATGTGCTAGTAAAATATCCTGCTGGCAGGAAGACAATATTTTATGCCGGGTCTGTATTAGATGTTAAAGAGGATGACAGATTTGAAGTTAACTTTCTACACAAGGTCAGCAGCAGTAGACAATGTGCCTTTCAGTATCCAGATAAGGAGGACCGTGACTGCATACCTAAAGATGATATTGTGTTAAATTTGGGCGACCCAGTATCTACAGGGGGAACTTTAAGAGCAATAAGACGCATCATGTTCAACGTAGATTTGAGCAAGTTCTATGACGATCTGAGATGA